In one window of Bradyrhizobium sp. AZCC 1721 DNA:
- a CDS encoding ABC transporter ATP-binding protein, with protein MTPLLETRGVWQRFGGLIANSDVSISVGRGEIVGLIGPNGAGKSTLFNLIAGVLPPTQGSIIFDGEDVTALPAAERCQRGIGRTFQVVKSFETMTVIDNVIVGALVRTTVMRDARRKAHEVLEFCGLGPRANVLASDLVPSEKRRLEVARALATEPKLLLLDEVLTGLTPVEAKTGVELVRKVRDTGVTVLMVEHVMEIVMPLVDRAIVLDLGKVLVEGKPADVVRDPKVITAYLGDRHAVGA; from the coding sequence ATGACGCCTCTTCTGGAAACCCGCGGCGTCTGGCAACGTTTTGGCGGCCTGATCGCCAACAGCGACGTGTCGATTTCGGTCGGACGCGGCGAGATCGTCGGCCTGATCGGCCCGAACGGCGCCGGCAAGTCGACGCTGTTCAACCTGATCGCGGGCGTGCTGCCGCCGACCCAAGGCTCGATCATCTTCGACGGCGAGGATGTCACCGCGCTACCGGCGGCGGAGCGCTGCCAGCGCGGCATCGGCCGCACCTTCCAGGTCGTGAAAAGTTTCGAGACCATGACCGTGATCGACAACGTCATCGTCGGCGCGCTGGTCCGTACCACCGTGATGCGCGATGCGCGGCGCAAGGCGCATGAGGTGCTGGAGTTCTGTGGCCTTGGCCCGCGCGCCAACGTGCTCGCCAGCGATCTGGTCCCGTCCGAAAAGCGCCGGCTCGAGGTGGCGCGGGCGCTGGCGACCGAACCGAAACTGCTGCTGCTGGATGAGGTGCTCACGGGGCTTACGCCGGTCGAGGCCAAGACCGGCGTTGAACTAGTACGCAAGGTGCGCGACACCGGCGTCACCGTGCTGATGGTTGAGCATGTCATGGAAATCGTGATGCCGCTGGTCGACCGCGCCATCGTGCTGGATCTCGGCAAGGTGCTGGTCGAGGGCAAGCCTGCGGACGTGGTTCGCGACCCGAAAGTCATCACCGCCTATCTGGGGGATCGTCATGCTGTCGGTGCATGA
- a CDS encoding ABC transporter ATP-binding protein, with product MLSVHEVTTAYQGLVAISAVSIEVAKGEIVCVAGANGAGKSTLLKSIAGAERPRSGTVTFDGTRIDGMAQHIITSRGIAYVPENRRLFPRLSVRDNLRLGSYLFRSQSDREAPLDLVFKLFPRLQERLEQRAETLSGGEQQMLAIGRALMTRPRLLMLDEPSQGIMPKLVDEIFQAVKRIRDAGMTVLIVEQRMSECLEIADRAYILQTGRVLMQGSAAEISVNPDVRKAYLGL from the coding sequence ATGCTGTCGGTGCATGAAGTCACCACCGCCTATCAGGGCCTGGTCGCGATCTCGGCGGTCTCGATCGAGGTGGCAAAGGGCGAAATCGTTTGCGTCGCCGGCGCCAACGGCGCCGGCAAGTCGACGCTGCTGAAATCGATTGCGGGCGCCGAGCGACCTCGCTCCGGCACCGTAACGTTCGACGGAACCCGCATCGACGGCATGGCGCAGCATATCATCACCTCGCGCGGCATCGCCTATGTGCCGGAAAACCGCCGGCTGTTTCCGCGCCTCTCGGTGCGCGACAACTTGAGGCTCGGCAGTTATCTTTTTCGTAGCCAGTCCGACCGCGAGGCACCGCTCGATCTCGTCTTCAAGCTGTTTCCCCGCCTGCAGGAACGCCTCGAGCAGCGCGCCGAAACGCTAAGCGGCGGCGAGCAGCAGATGCTGGCCATCGGCCGCGCGCTGATGACCCGACCGCGGCTGTTGATGCTGGATGAGCCGTCGCAGGGCATCATGCCAAAGCTGGTCGATGAAATCTTCCAAGCCGTGAAACGCATCCGCGACGCCGGCATGACCGTGCTGATCGTCGAACAACGCATGTCCGAATGCCTGGAGATCGCCGATCGCGCCTACATCCTGCAAACCGGCCGCGTGCTGATGCAGGGCAGCGCCGCCGAGATCAGCGTCAATCCCGATGTGCGGAAGGCGTATCTGGGATTGTGA
- the otnC gene encoding 3-oxo-tetronate 4-phosphate decarboxylase: protein MSETRLREEICRFGRSLFERGLTPGSSGNISVKLDDGGWLVTPTNASLGFLDPARMSRLGPDGRLVSGDAPTKEVPLHTALYQTRGAARAVVHLHSTHSVALSMLPEIDPRAALPPMTAYYVMKCGHTALVPYYRPGDPAVADAIKGLAGKYSSVLLANHGPVVSGDTLEAAVFAMEELEETAKLYLLLRGLNPRYLSPAQVKDLAKTFGLTLPEHGHS from the coding sequence ATGAGCGAAACAAGGCTCCGCGAGGAAATCTGCCGCTTCGGCCGCTCGCTGTTCGAGCGCGGGCTAACGCCGGGCTCCTCCGGCAATATCAGCGTGAAACTCGATGACGGCGGCTGGCTGGTGACGCCGACCAACGCCTCGCTCGGCTTCCTCGATCCGGCCCGAATGTCGCGGCTCGGGCCCGACGGACGGCTGGTATCTGGCGACGCGCCAACCAAGGAAGTGCCGCTGCACACCGCGCTCTACCAGACCCGCGGCGCGGCACGCGCGGTCGTGCATCTGCATTCGACTCACTCAGTCGCGCTGTCGATGCTGCCCGAGATCGACCCCCGCGCCGCGCTGCCGCCGATGACGGCCTATTACGTGATGAAATGCGGGCACACCGCGCTCGTGCCCTACTATCGGCCCGGTGATCCCGCCGTCGCCGACGCCATCAAGGGACTGGCCGGGAAGTACTCTTCCGTGCTGCTCGCCAACCATGGCCCGGTGGTGTCAGGCGACACCCTTGAAGCGGCGGTGTTCGCGATGGAGGAACTGGAGGAGACGGCGAAGCTCTATCTGCTGCTGCGCGGGCTGAACCCGCGGTATCTGTCGCCGGCGCAGGTGAAGGATTTGGCGAAGACGTTTGGGCTGACGCTGCCGGAGCATGGACACTCGTAG
- the ltnD gene encoding L-threonate dehydrogenase, with translation MAAGQKPSRNRRMPESAKPRVAVIGLGSMGYGMATSLRRAGLEVTGCDVSADTVKRFVADGGKGAATPAAAAKSADIVVSVVVNAAQTETILFGAKGVAETLAKGAVFISSATMDPDVARRLAKQLEATGRHYLDAPISGGAQRAAQGELTILASGSPAAFAKARSALDAMAAKLYELGNEAGQGAAFKMINQLLAGVHIAAASEAIAFAAKQGLDIRKVYEVITASAGNSWMFENRMPHVLDGDYAPRSAVDIFVKDLGIIQDMARSAKFPVPVSAAALQMFLMTSAAGMGRDDDASVARMYAKVTGTHLPGEPK, from the coding sequence ATGGCCGCTGGACAGAAACCATCGAGGAACCGCCGCATGCCAGAATCCGCCAAACCGCGCGTCGCCGTCATCGGGCTGGGCTCGATGGGCTATGGCATGGCGACCTCGCTGCGCCGTGCGGGGCTGGAGGTCACCGGGTGCGACGTCTCGGCTGACACGGTCAAGCGGTTCGTCGCCGACGGCGGCAAGGGTGCGGCGACGCCGGCGGCCGCGGCGAAATCGGCCGACATCGTCGTCAGCGTCGTCGTCAACGCCGCGCAAACCGAGACCATCCTGTTCGGCGCCAAGGGCGTCGCGGAAACGCTGGCGAAAGGCGCGGTATTCATTTCCTCCGCCACCATGGACCCCGATGTCGCGCGGCGTCTGGCCAAACAGTTGGAAGCAACCGGCCGGCACTACCTCGACGCGCCGATTTCCGGCGGCGCACAGCGCGCGGCGCAGGGCGAACTCACCATCCTCGCATCCGGCAGTCCGGCCGCGTTTGCCAAAGCGCGGTCCGCGCTGGATGCGATGGCCGCAAAGCTCTACGAACTGGGCAACGAAGCCGGCCAGGGCGCCGCGTTCAAGATGATCAACCAGTTGCTCGCCGGCGTCCATATCGCTGCCGCTTCCGAGGCCATCGCATTCGCCGCCAAGCAGGGCCTCGACATCCGCAAAGTCTACGAGGTGATCACGGCCTCCGCCGGCAATTCCTGGATGTTCGAGAACCGCATGCCGCATGTGCTCGACGGCGATTATGCGCCGCGCAGCGCGGTCGATATCTTCGTCAAGGATCTCGGCATCATCCAGGACATGGCGCGCTCGGCGAAATTCCCGGTGCCGGTTTCGGCTGCTGCCTTGCAGATGTTCCTGATGACGTCAGCCGCCGGCATGGGCCGCGATGATGACGCGTCGGTAGCGCGGATGTATGCAAAAGTCACCGGCACGCATCTGCCGGGCGAGCCGAAGTAA
- the otnI gene encoding 2-oxo-tetronate isomerase, with the protein MPRFAANLSMMFTEVPFLDRFDAAATAGFAAVEFLFPYDHPADAVGERLKKNDLTQALFNLPPGNWDAGEKGFAALPERFDDLKRSLETALPYAKATGVKRLHLMAGIADRSSAKAVEQFYKSVAWAAEFYAPHGLDVVIEPINPRNVPGYFLNDFGFARDLITELKIPNLKLQFDIYHCQIIHGDVTMRLREMMPIIGHVQIASIPSRNEPDGEELNYPFLFTELDRLGYGGFVGCEYNPRGKTTDGLGWFKPYAGAKP; encoded by the coding sequence ATGCCGCGCTTTGCCGCCAATCTCTCCATGATGTTCACCGAGGTCCCGTTCCTCGACCGCTTCGATGCGGCGGCAACAGCGGGATTTGCCGCGGTCGAATTCCTGTTTCCCTACGACCATCCGGCAGACGCCGTCGGCGAGCGGCTTAAAAAGAACGACCTGACGCAGGCACTGTTCAATCTGCCGCCGGGTAATTGGGACGCCGGCGAAAAAGGCTTTGCCGCGCTGCCGGAGCGCTTTGACGATCTCAAGCGAAGCCTGGAGACCGCACTGCCTTACGCGAAGGCGACCGGCGTCAAGCGGCTGCATCTGATGGCGGGCATCGCCGATCGCAGCAGCGCGAAGGCCGTCGAACAATTCTACAAGTCGGTGGCATGGGCAGCCGAGTTCTACGCGCCCCATGGGCTGGACGTGGTGATCGAGCCGATCAATCCACGCAACGTGCCCGGCTATTTTCTCAATGATTTTGGCTTCGCACGCGACCTGATTACCGAGCTGAAGATTCCGAACCTGAAGCTGCAGTTCGACATCTATCACTGCCAGATCATTCACGGCGACGTCACCATGCGGCTGCGCGAGATGATGCCCATCATCGGCCATGTCCAGATCGCCAGCATCCCCTCACGCAACGAGCCCGACGGCGAAGAGCTGAACTATCCGTTCCTGTTCACCGAGCTCGACCGGCTCGGCTATGGCGGCTTCGTCGGCTGCGAGTACAACCCGCGCGGCAAGACCACCGATGGACTCGGCTGGTTCAAGCCCTATGCCGGAGCAAAGCCGTGA
- the otnK gene encoding 3-oxo-tetronate kinase translates to MKLSLGCIADDYTGASDLANTLTRQGLRTVQTIGVPPDDLALPEVDAVVVSLKSRSIEAGVAVDRSRAAEKWLRGRGAGHVLFKICSTFDSTDAGNIGPVMDALRADCGEAIVLVTPAFPETGRTVYQGNLFVGSAPLNESPLKDHPLNPMHDSNLVRVLARQSRTQVGLVDLATLTRGAEAVRGRLAELAGKGIGAAIIDAVFDRDLETIGDVALDHRLSVGASGIGLGLARALVSSGKVKAASAGAVSGVPVGGPAACLAGSCSQATLAQIANAEKTMAVLHLDPEQIIAGPAEARRALAWASDRIGNGPILIASSSTPDQVAALQSRHGRDAAGHAIEQAMADIAEGLVRTGVRRLVVAGGETSGAVVDRLRIPGFLVGEEIAAGVPVLRAVGAEDGEMLLALKSGNFGGTEFFSDALKLMR, encoded by the coding sequence GTGAAACTGTCCTTGGGCTGCATCGCCGACGACTACACCGGCGCCTCCGACCTCGCCAATACGCTGACCCGTCAGGGGCTGCGCACGGTGCAGACCATCGGCGTTCCGCCGGACGATCTCGCGCTGCCGGAGGTCGATGCGGTGGTGGTGTCGCTCAAGAGCCGCTCGATCGAGGCTGGTGTTGCGGTGGACCGTTCGCGCGCCGCCGAAAAATGGCTGCGCGGCCGCGGCGCCGGCCACGTGCTGTTCAAGATCTGCTCGACCTTCGATTCCACCGATGCCGGCAATATCGGCCCGGTGATGGACGCGCTGCGCGCCGACTGCGGCGAGGCGATCGTGCTGGTGACGCCGGCTTTTCCGGAAACCGGCCGCACCGTCTATCAGGGCAATCTGTTCGTGGGCTCCGCGCCGCTGAACGAAAGCCCGCTGAAGGATCATCCGCTCAATCCGATGCATGATTCCAATCTGGTGCGGGTGCTGGCGCGCCAGAGCCGGACCCAGGTCGGGCTGGTCGACCTCGCGACGCTCACGCGCGGAGCTGAGGCGGTTCGCGGACGTCTTGCGGAGCTGGCGGGAAAGGGTATCGGCGCGGCCATCATCGATGCGGTCTTTGACCGCGATCTGGAAACCATCGGCGACGTCGCGCTGGATCACCGCCTGTCCGTCGGCGCATCTGGCATCGGACTTGGCCTTGCCCGGGCACTGGTCAGCTCCGGCAAGGTCAAAGCGGCTTCCGCGGGCGCGGTCTCCGGCGTGCCGGTCGGGGGACCGGCGGCGTGTCTTGCGGGGAGCTGTTCGCAGGCGACGTTGGCGCAGATTGCCAATGCCGAAAAGACCATGGCTGTGCTGCATCTCGATCCCGAGCAGATCATCGCGGGGCCGGCAGAGGCGCGCCGGGCGCTGGCCTGGGCGAGCGACCGGATCGGGAATGGTCCAATCCTGATCGCCAGCAGTTCGACTCCGGATCAGGTTGCAGCTCTGCAATCTCGGCATGGCCGCGATGCAGCCGGACATGCCATCGAGCAGGCGATGGCCGATATCGCCGAAGGCCTGGTGCGCACCGGCGTGCGGCGATTGGTTGTCGCCGGTGGTGAAACTTCGGGCGCCGTCGTTGATCGGCTGAGGATTCCGGGCTTTCTCGTCGGCGAAGAAATCGCTGCAGGCGTGCCGGTTTTGCGCGCGGTCGGCGCCGAGGACGGCGAGATGCTGCTCGCACTGAAATCGGGCAATTTCGGCGGGACGGAGTTTTTCTCCGATGCCTTGAAGCTGATGCGCTGA
- a CDS encoding methyl-accepting chemotaxis protein, with amino-acid sequence MLARYSIRTKIITVVAFLLVAMAGMGLLAVKNMRAINANTVDIATNWMPSIRVLGDLRAGTITYRNVIREHMLSETLEEKLSMEKTLGTVTESNTKIRAAYEPLITSAEERALYAEWSRLWDKYRKGTQEVMELSRKAAGNIPTEAHDLNTTTVNKISLDADAVLKKSIDLNNAGADKAAREAADSYTAALMMLALILGAAVMIGVGISAYLVRDVSRGIASIVTPMQALGKGDLSAEVPHQGEKTEIGAMADTLQVFKEALIAKKAADEAAAADAEAKIERGRRVDGITRNFESVIGEIVQTVSSASTQLEASAGTLSATAERSQTLTSAVASASGEASANVQSVASATEELSSSVTEIGRQVQASARMATDAVGQARVTNDRVSELSKAAGRIGDVVELINTIAGQTNLLALNATIEAARAGEAGRGFAVVASEVKALAEQTAKATGEISQQIAGIQGATQDSVSAIKEISGTIERLAEISSAIAAAVEEQGAATQEISRNVQQAARGTHQVSTNITDVQRGASETGAASSQVLSAAQSLSGDSQRLRLEVGKFLESVRAA; translated from the coding sequence ATGCTCGCCCGCTATTCGATCCGCACCAAGATCATCACCGTGGTCGCCTTCCTGCTCGTCGCGATGGCGGGCATGGGTCTGCTCGCGGTGAAGAACATGCGCGCCATCAACGCCAACACGGTCGATATCGCGACCAACTGGATGCCGAGTATCCGCGTGCTGGGCGACCTGCGCGCCGGCACCATCACCTACCGCAACGTGATCCGCGAGCACATGCTGTCCGAGACGCTGGAAGAGAAGCTCTCGATGGAGAAAACGCTCGGCACCGTCACCGAAAGCAACACCAAGATCCGCGCGGCGTACGAACCGCTGATCACCTCGGCGGAGGAACGTGCGCTGTATGCCGAATGGTCGAGGCTGTGGGACAAATACCGGAAGGGCACCCAGGAGGTCATGGAACTGTCGCGCAAGGCGGCTGGAAATATCCCGACCGAAGCCCACGACCTGAATACCACGACCGTCAACAAGATCAGCCTCGATGCCGACGCCGTTCTGAAGAAGAGCATCGATCTGAACAATGCCGGCGCGGACAAGGCGGCAAGGGAGGCGGCCGACAGTTACACCGCCGCTCTCATGATGCTGGCCTTAATTCTCGGCGCCGCCGTCATGATCGGCGTCGGCATCAGCGCCTATCTGGTTCGCGACGTCTCGCGCGGCATTGCCTCCATCGTCACGCCGATGCAGGCACTGGGTAAGGGCGATCTGAGTGCGGAGGTGCCGCACCAGGGCGAGAAAACCGAAATCGGCGCGATGGCCGATACCTTGCAGGTATTCAAGGAAGCGCTGATTGCCAAGAAAGCCGCCGACGAGGCTGCCGCCGCCGACGCCGAAGCCAAGATCGAGCGCGGCCGTCGGGTCGACGGCATCACCCGCAACTTCGAAAGCGTGATCGGCGAGATCGTGCAGACGGTATCCTCGGCTTCGACGCAGCTCGAAGCGTCGGCCGGCACGCTGTCGGCGACCGCCGAGCGCTCGCAGACGCTGACCTCGGCTGTGGCCTCGGCTTCCGGCGAAGCCTCCGCCAACGTGCAGTCGGTGGCCTCGGCGACCGAAGAGCTCTCTTCCTCGGTCACCGAGATCGGCCGCCAGGTGCAGGCTTCGGCGCGGATGGCGACCGATGCCGTCGGTCAGGCCCGCGTCACCAACGACCGGGTCAGCGAATTGTCCAAGGCGGCGGGCCGGATCGGCGACGTCGTCGAACTTATCAACACCATCGCCGGCCAGACCAACCTGCTGGCACTCAACGCCACCATCGAGGCGGCGCGCGCCGGCGAGGCCGGCCGCGGCTTTGCGGTCGTGGCGTCGGAGGTCAAGGCGCTGGCCGAACAGACGGCAAAAGCCACCGGCGAGATCAGCCAGCAAATTGCCGGCATCCAGGGCGCGACTCAGGATTCCGTAAGCGCGATCAAGGAAATCAGCGGCACCATCGAAAGGCTGGCGGAGATCTCCTCGGCGATTGCGGCCGCCGTGGAAGAGCAGGGCGCCGCGACCCAGGAAATCTCCCGCAACGTGCAGCAGGCCGCCCGCGGCACCCATCAGGTCTCCACCAACATCACCGATGTGCAGCGCGGCGCCAGCGAGACCGGTGCGGCCTCCTCGCAGGTGCTATCGGCGGCGCAGTCGCTCTCGGGCGATAGCCAGCGCCTCAGGCTCGAGGTCGGCAAGTTTCTGGAGTCGGTTCGGGCAGCCTGA
- a CDS encoding methyl-accepting chemotaxis protein — MKLNRIGYKLGLAGAVGVLLAIGMVANQMVTESRIEEASERAARSQQVADNSLSAHIDLRKIQLAAGNVRLARTSAEVEKTVADLQRYKASGAKELEAALAMAQRPDARERLQKIKTLMEGFTAAVEDLAKAQITLLAQIDKRSVISEEWTKAVDAQLKLPAMAKLDNRLEIERLLFQADGKVNALRAAAWKLGATGDANLVSEMAKTEASLKDVFNKLRGEADDRELLVVVSNLSSTVKRFLAANEEAVKTEQVKNDIIANRTVKAAADVADLMETTVEAAQKDARTSKDEVMADTERANRINLIMAIIVVASLIASVAFSFLGVARPMTRLNGALGEMAGGNLDVEIPGAGRGDEIGDLAKTVTVIRENAEQKAREEAEAKVQQDQVAAQRRKAEMIKLADDFEGAVGEIVDTVSSASTELEAAAGTLTATAERAQELTTMVAAASEEASTNVQSVASSTEEMASSITEIGRQVQESARMANEAVDQARTTNDRVSELSKAAARIGAVVELINTIAEQTNLLALNATIEAARAGDAGRGFAVVASEVKALAEQTSKATGEIGQQITGIQAATEESVGAIQAISSTIEKLSEISSTIAAAVEEQGAATQEISRNVQQAARGTQQVSANITDVQRGAGETGSASTQVLSSAQSLSSDSNRLKLEVGKFLNSVRAA, encoded by the coding sequence ATCAAGCTCAACCGTATCGGATACAAACTGGGCTTGGCCGGGGCGGTCGGCGTCCTGCTGGCGATCGGCATGGTCGCCAACCAGATGGTCACCGAATCGAGGATCGAGGAAGCCAGCGAGCGCGCCGCCCGGTCGCAGCAAGTGGCCGACAACTCGCTCTCCGCCCATATCGACCTGCGCAAGATTCAGCTTGCCGCCGGCAATGTCAGGCTGGCGAGGACTTCTGCAGAGGTCGAGAAGACCGTTGCCGATTTGCAGCGCTACAAGGCGAGCGGGGCGAAGGAGTTGGAGGCGGCGCTGGCGATGGCGCAGCGGCCGGATGCCAGGGAACGGCTGCAGAAGATCAAGACCTTGATGGAAGGCTTTACCGCCGCCGTGGAAGATCTCGCCAAAGCGCAGATCACGCTGCTGGCGCAGATCGACAAGCGCTCGGTCATCTCGGAAGAATGGACCAAGGCGGTCGATGCCCAGTTGAAGTTGCCGGCCATGGCGAAGCTGGACAACCGCCTCGAGATCGAGCGTTTGCTATTTCAGGCCGATGGAAAGGTGAACGCGTTGCGGGCTGCCGCCTGGAAGCTCGGCGCAACTGGCGATGCTAACCTGGTCTCGGAGATGGCCAAGACCGAGGCCTCGCTGAAGGACGTGTTCAACAAACTGCGCGGCGAGGCCGATGACCGGGAATTGCTGGTCGTGGTCAGCAACCTTTCCTCGACCGTCAAGCGCTTCCTGGCCGCCAATGAGGAAGCGGTAAAGACCGAGCAGGTCAAGAACGACATCATCGCCAACCGCACCGTCAAGGCCGCCGCAGATGTCGCCGACCTGATGGAAACAACCGTCGAGGCCGCGCAAAAGGATGCCAGGACCTCCAAAGACGAGGTTATGGCCGATACCGAGCGCGCCAACCGCATCAACCTGATCATGGCGATCATCGTCGTCGCGTCGCTGATCGCCTCGGTGGCATTCTCCTTCCTCGGGGTCGCGCGTCCGATGACGCGGCTGAACGGTGCGCTGGGCGAGATGGCCGGCGGCAATCTCGACGTCGAGATTCCCGGTGCCGGCCGCGGCGACGAAATCGGCGACCTCGCCAAGACGGTGACGGTCATCCGCGAGAACGCCGAGCAGAAGGCGCGCGAGGAAGCCGAGGCGAAGGTCCAGCAGGACCAGGTCGCGGCGCAGCGGCGCAAGGCCGAAATGATCAAGCTCGCCGACGATTTCGAAGGTGCGGTCGGCGAAATCGTGGACACGGTGTCGTCAGCTTCGACCGAGCTCGAAGCCGCCGCCGGCACGCTGACCGCGACCGCCGAACGCGCCCAGGAGCTGACCACGATGGTGGCTGCGGCTTCCGAGGAAGCTTCCACCAATGTGCAGTCGGTGGCTTCCTCCACCGAGGAGATGGCGTCGTCGATCACCGAGATCGGCCGTCAAGTTCAGGAGTCGGCGCGGATGGCCAATGAGGCCGTCGATCAGGCCCGCACCACCAATGACCGGGTCAGCGAATTGTCGAAGGCGGCGGCCCGCATCGGCGCGGTGGTCGAACTCATCAACACCATCGCCGAACAGACCAATTTGCTGGCGCTCAACGCCACCATCGAGGCCGCCCGTGCCGGCGACGCCGGCCGTGGCTTCGCCGTCGTGGCATCCGAGGTGAAGGCGCTGGCGGAACAAACCTCGAAGGCGACCGGCGAGATCGGCCAGCAGATCACCGGCATTCAGGCCGCGACGGAGGAGTCCGTCGGTGCGATCCAGGCGATCAGCTCCACGATCGAGAAGCTGTCGGAAATATCCTCGACCATTGCGGCCGCGGTGGAAGAGCAGGGTGCCGCAACCCAGGAAATCTCCCGCAACGTGCAACAGGCGGCCCGCGGCACCCAGCAGGTCTCCGCCAACATCACCGACGTGCAGCGGGGGGCCGGCGAGACCGGATCGGCCTCGACGCAGGTGCTCTCTTCGGCCCAGTCGCTGTCGTCGGACTCCAACCGCCTCAAGCTCGAGGTCGGCAAGTTCCTGAATTCGGTGCGGGCGGCGTAA